In the Streptomyces coeruleoprunus genome, ATGCTGACGGACGCGGTACCGGAACGCGTCGGCCCCCGCGTGGTCGACGCGGCCCGCGAGGTGGCGGACGCCCTGCGCTGAGACGCCGTGCGGCTGCAGACGCCCTGCGCTGATACAGGACGTCCTCCGTCGCACCAGGACGCCGGGACGGCCGCCCACGGGGCGGCGGCCGCGGGCGGCTAGATTGGCGGGGTGCTCTCCAGTCTCACGCGCCTCCGCGTTCCCGTCCTGTGCGGGCTGCCCGTTCTCGCGCTGCTCGCCGTCGCCGCGTTCGCGCCGCTGCCGTTCACGATCGCGCAGCCCGGTTCGACCGTGGACGTGCTGGGCGCCGAGCAGGGGCGACCGGTGATCACCATCTCCGGGGTGCCCGCGCGCAAGACCACCGGGCAGCTGCGGATGACCACCATCCAGGCCACCGGGCCCGGCGAGGACCTGGCCCTCGGTGACGTCCTGGACGGGTGGTTCCGGGACGACCGGGCCGTGCTGCCGCACGACTCCGTCTACCCGGCCGGCAAGTCGGAGGAGGAGGTCGAGAGGCACAACCTCGGACAGATGAAGAAGTCCCAGGACAGCGCCGTCACCGCGGCCCTCGCGTACCTCGGCCGGAGCGAGAAGGACATCGACGTCGAGCTGCACCTCGCCGACATCGGCGGCCCCAGCGCCGGCCTGCTCTTCTCGCTCGGCATCGTCGACAAGGTGGCCGGCGACGGGGCGCGCGGCGACCTCACCGGCGGCCACGTCATCGCCGGTACGGGCACGATCGCCGCCGACGGCACGGTCGGCTCCGTCGGCGGGGTCTCCCTCAAGACGCAGGCCGCGGCACGCGACGGAGCGACCGTCTTCCTCGTACCGAAGGGGGAGTGCGCCGACGCGCAGGCCGAGCTGCCCGACGGCATGCGGCTGATCCCCGTGTCCACCCTGAAGGACGCCGTGGCGTCGCTGCGGGCGCTGAAGCGGGGCGGCGAGGTCCCCGGCTGCTGATCGGACACGACCTACGGCTCCGTGTCGTCCGCCGCCTGCTCCACCAGCGGGATGATCCGCAGCGGCACCGGGTTCTCCATCACGATCGCCGTCGACGCCCGGACGATCCCGTCGAACCCGACCACCCGGTCGATCACCCGCTGGAGGTCCGCGTTGGAGCGGGCCACCAGCCGGCACAGCATGTCCCCGTGGCCGGTCGTCGTGTGCAGCTCCAGCACCTCCGGCACGCCCGCCAGGTGCTCCCGGATGTCCGCGCCCTGCCCCTGCTTGATCTCCAGCGTCGCGAACGCCGTCACCGGATAGCCCAGCGCCGCCGGGTCCACCTCGGGCCCGAAGCCCCTGATCACGCCGTTCGCCTGGAGCCGGTCGAGGCGCGCCTGCACCGTGCCGCGCGCCACGCCCAGCCGCCGTGACGCCTCCAGGACGCCGATCCTCGGCTCACGCGCCAGCAGGGCGATGAGCCTGCCGTCCAGATGATCGATCGCCATGTCGCTCTCCCCGTGGTCATCCTGTACAGAACGCGCCCTCATACTGGACCGTCGCTGTACAGATTGACCAGGGGAAACGCAAACTATTGCGCAGCTTGTGGAACAGAGGCAGCCTGCGGACATGACTGAGACCCTGCATCACACCCCCGACACCGCACGGCAGGCCGACCCCTTCCCGGTGAAGGGTATGGACGCGGTCGTCTTCGCCGTCGGCAACGCCAAGCAGGCCGCGCACTACTACTCCACCGCCTTCGGCATGAAGCTCGTGGCCTACTCCGGACCGGAGAACGGCAGCCGCGAGACCGCCAGCTACGTGCTGACGAACGGCTCCGCCCGATTCGTGTTCACCTCCGTCATCAAGGCGAGCACCGACTGGGGCCGCTTCCTCGCCGAGCACGTCGCCGAGCACGGCGACGGCGTCATCGACCTCGCCATCGAGGTCCCCGACGCCCGCAAGGCCTACGCGTACGCCGTCGAGCACGGCGCCACCGGCATCGCCGAGCCGTACGAGGTGAAGGACGAGCACGGCACCGTCGTCCTCGCCGCCATCGCCACGTACGGCAAGACCCGCCACACCCTCGTCGACCGCTCCGGCTACAACGGCCCCTACCTGCCGGGCTACGTGGCCGCGTCGCCGATCGTCGAGCCGCCCGCCAAGCGCACGTTCCAGGCCATCGACCACTGCGTCGGCAACGTCGAGCTCGGCAAGATGAACGACTGGGTCGGCTTCTACAACAAGGTCATGGGCTTCACCAACATGAAGGAGTTCGTGGGCGACGACATCGCCACCGAGTACTCCGCCCTCATGTCGAAGGTCGTCGCCGACGGCACCCTGAAGGTGAAGTTCCCGATCAACGAGCCCGCGATCGCGAAGAAGAAGTCGCAGATCGACGAATACCTGGAGTTCTACGGCGGCGCCGGCGTCCAGCACGTCGCGCTCGCCACCAACGACATCGTCGAGACCGTCCGCTACATGCGGGCGCACGGCGTCCGGTTCCTCGACACGCCCGACTCGTACTACGACACGCTCGGCGAGTGGGTCGGCGACACCCGCGTGCCGATCGAGACCCTGCGCGAGCTGAAGATCCTCGCCGACCGCGACGAGGACGGCTACCTGCTCCAGATCTTCACCAAGCCCGTTCAGGACCGCCCGACGGTCTTCTTCGAAATCATCGAACGACACGGTTCGATGGGCTTCGGCAAGGGCAACTTCAAGGCGCTGTTCGAGGCCATCGAGCGCGAGCAGGCCAAGCGCGGAAACCTGTAACGGCCGCCCGCGCCCCCACACTTGTGGCCCCACGGACCTGACCCGTGGGGCCACAGGCCGCTCTGCCCCCGCCGCCCCCTACCGCCCCCGCGGCGCCCGCAGCGGCGGTTCGCCCAGCGCCGCCAGCGCCTCCCGCGCCCGCGGCGCGAACAGCGGCGAGAACTCCGGATGGACGCGCAGCGCCTCCGACAGCCGCCGCCGCGCCGCCCCCGCCATCCCCAACTCCCGCTCGATCATGCCCCGGTGGTACGAGAACAGCGCACTGCGCAGGCCCCGCTCCGTCGCCCGCCGCGCGAACGGCAGCGCCTCCCGCGCCCGCCCCGCCCGGTACAGCGCCCACCCCAGCGCGTCCGCCACCTCCACCGACCGGTGCCCCCGCCGCCACTCCGCGCGCAGCCACGTCACCGCCGCCTCCGGGTCCGCGTGGTCCGCCTCGAACCGGGCCGGCACCAGCGACGCGTTCACCCCGTGCGCGGCCTCCTCCTCCGCCAGCTCCCGCAGCCGCGCGTACTGCTCCCGCGCCTCGTCCCGCCGGCCCAGCGCCTGCAGCAGCTCGCCCGCCTCCAGCGCGTACTCCGGCAGCGGCTGCGCCTCCAGCGCCGCCCGGTAGCCCCGTACGGCCTCCTCCGTCCGCCCCAGCGCGGCCAGCGCCCGCGCCCGCCCCGCCAGCGCCGGCCCGTGGCGGGGCACCAGGTCCAGCGCCGCCGCGTGCCGCGCGGCCGCCTCCGCGGGCTCGCCCCGCTCCCACGCCAGGTCCCCCAGCCGCTGGAGGCACGCCGCCCGCTCGGCCGGCGTGTCCGCCCGGGCCACCGCCTCGGCCGCCGTCGCCGAGGCGTCCTCCCGCCAGCCGCGGTCCCGGTACACCTGCGCCGCCCGGCTCAGCGCCGTCGCCCCCGGCCGCAGCGCGCCCAGCCGGTCCGCCGCGCGCCCCGCCGACACGTGGTCGCCGAGCCCCCGGTACGCGTCGACCAGCACCGCGTACGCCTCCCAGCGCCGCGGCGACCGCTCGCGCACCGCCTCGCCCCAGCGCCGCGCCGCCGCGAAGTCGCCCCGCGCGTTGGCCAGCGCCCCCAGGCCCAGTTGCGCGTCCGCGTTGCCCTTGGCCGCCGGGTACACCGCGAGCGACCGCCGCAGCGCGCGTTCCGCCCGTGGAAAGGCCGCCGGGTCGCCCTCCCGCGTCCCGCGCTCCACGTACGCGGCGCCCAGCACCGCCCAGGACGCTTCGTCGCGCGGGTGCGCCCGCAGCCACTTCTCCCGGTCGCCGATCAGCGCGTGCAGCTCCGGCAGCGACGCCCGCGCCCCCGCGCCTGCCGCCCGCACCGCCTGCCCGGCCGCGCCCGGCGCCGGCCGCGGCCCGTCGCGCCCCGGCCCCACGAGGCCGTCCGTCGCGAACAGCGCCACCGCGCCGGCCAGCACCGCACCCGCCCCCGCCAGCAGCACCGCCCGGGACACCCGTTCCGTCTTCACACCGCTCACTGTGCGCCAGCCCGACCGGGCCACCGCGCGTACACGCCGGGTTCACACCGATGGCCCCGGATGCCAGGCTGGGATCATGGACGACCTCCTCCGGCGACTGCGTACGGGCCTTCCCGCCGAGGCCCTGATCACCGACCCCGACGTCACGGCGTCCTACGCCCACGACATGGCGAGCTTCTGTGAGGCCGGCACGCCCGCCGTCGTCGTCCTGCCGCGCACCGTCGAACAGGTCCAGCACGTGATGCGCACCGCGACCGCGCTGCGCGTCCCCGTCGTCCCGCAGGGCGCCCGTACGGGCCTGTCCGGCGGGGCCAACGCCTCCGACGGCTGCATCGTGCTGTCCCTCATCAGGATGGACCGCATCCTGGAGATCAACCCGGTCGACCGGATCGCCGTCGTCGAACCGGGCGTGGTCAACGCCGCCCTGTCCCGCGCCGTCGCCGAACACGGTCTGTCCTACCCGCCGGACCCGTCCAGCTGGGAGATGTGCACCATCGGCGGGAACATCGGCACCGCGTCCGGCGGCCTGTGCTGCGTCAAGTACGGCGTCACCGCCGAGTACGTCCTCGGGCTCGACGTCGTCCTCGCCGACGGGCGCCTCCTCACCACCGGCCGCCGCACCGCCAAGGGCGTCGCCGGATACGACCTCACCCGGCTGTTCGTCGGCTCCGAGGGCAGCCTCGGCATCGTCGTGCGCGCCGTCCTCGCGCTCAAGCCCCAGCCGCCCGCGCAGCTCGTCCTCGCCGCCGAATTCCCCTCTGCGGCCGCCGCCTGCGCCGCCGTCTGCACGATCATGGAGCGCGGCCACACCCCGTCGCTCCTCGAACTGATGGACCGCACGACGGTCCGGGCCGTCAACCGGCTCGGCAACATGGGCCTGCCCGACACCACGGAGGCCCTGCTGCTGGCGGCGTTCGACACCCCGGACCCCGCCGCCGACCTGGCCGCCGTCGGCGAGCTGTGCACGGCCGCCGGAGCCACCCAGGTCGTCCCCGCCGAGGACGCGGCCGAGTCCGAACTGCTGCTCAAGGCCCGCCGCATGGCCCTGCCCGCCCTGGAGACCGTCTCCACCGCCACGATGATCGACGACGTCTGCGTACCGCGCTCCCGGCTCGCCGAGATGCTGGACGGCACGGCCGGGATCGCCGAGCGGTACGACCTCACCATCGGCGTGTGCGCCCACGCCGGCGACGGCAACACCCACCCCGTCGTCTGCTTCGACCACCACGACCAGGACGAATCCCGGCGCGCCCGCGCGTCCTTCGACGCGATCATGGCGCTCGGCCTGGAACTGGGCGGCACGATCACGGGCGAACACGGCGTCGGCGTCCTGAAGAGGGACTGGCTCGCCCGCGAACTGGGCCCCGTGGGCGTCGAGATCCAGCAGGGCATCAAGCGGACCTTCGATCCCCTGGGCCTCCTCAACCCCGGCAAGCTCTTCTGACCCGGCGGGCTCGGGCCGGCCCCCGGGAGCCTCCGGGCCACGGCGCCGCACCCCACGGGCGGCGGCGCCGCGACAACCATCGGGGGACGTAACCGCCGTGGCGCGATGACCGGTACGGGTGTCATCCCGCTACGCCTCCGCCGAGAGCAGCTCGGCCAGTTCCTCGTCCAGGCCGAGCCGCTCCGCCTCCGTGCCCGGCGGCACCACCCGCAGCGTCCGCTCCAGCCACGCCGACACCTGCGCCGACGGGGCCTCCAGCAGGGCGTCGCCGTCCGGCGAGGACAGCGCCATCAGGACGACGCCCCGGCCGTCCACCTTCGTCGGCCAGATCCGCACGTCCCCGTGCCCGCACGGCCGGAACACCCCCTCCACCAGCAGCTCCCGCGCGAACGTCCAGTGCACCGGGTGGTCCGAGCCGACGTGGAACGCGATGTGGACGGCGAACGGGTCGGCCGTGCGGTACGTCAGCCGGGCCGGAACGGGCACGCTGCGCTCGGGCGACAGCACCAGCTTCAGCTCCAGCTCCCGCTCCACCACCGTGGTCTCGTGCATGGGTCTTCCTCCCTCTCGGCTTCAGTACGGCCCCGCGACGGGGCGCGCTCAGAGGGAGAGAGCCGCCTTCCCCGTTCTCATTACGCGACTTTCACCGGCGAATTTCTGTTACTTTGCGTGACACAGCTGTGACCGGATGGCGGCCCCCGCGATCGGAGGGGTCCGGGGGCATCCGGCGGTCTGATAGATGTGGTGCCTTGAATTGAGGCCCTCGAGGAGATACGGGACCACGGTGATGAGCGCCCCAACCCCGGCAACCGGCGACGGCAGCCCCCAGGCTGGGTACTACCCAGACCCCTCCATTCCTGGATACATCCGGTACTGGAACGGTGCCGCGTGGGTGCCCGGGACCAGCCGTCCCGCGCCCAAGGACGGCGAGGCGATGCCGACGCCACCGGCCTCGGCGGTCGCCGCCGCCCCGGCGCCCGCCCCGTCGGCGCCCTCGCCGGCGCCGGTGCCGGCCGTCGAGGAGACCGGGCCGGTGTTCCTCGACGAGGAGCCGGACCCCGCGTACCGGACGGGCCCCGAACCGGAACGGGAAGCGGAACGCGCCTCCAGGCCCGACCCGGAGCCCGCGTCGGCCTGGCAGGCGGACGCCTCCCGGCAGACGGGCTTCGGCGGTGACCGCGACCGCCGGGTCTCCTGGGGCTCGGAGGGTGCCCGCGACCCGCGTCTCCCGGCCGCCGCGGCCGACCCGACGGGCGGCGCGCTGCCCGGCGTACGCCGCGTGGAACCCGAAGCGGAACCGGCGGCGCCGACACCGCGCGCCCCGGTCGCCGAGGGCACGGTGACCATCCGCGCGACCCAGCCGCGCACCCCGCAGCAGCAGCCGCAGTCACCCCGGAACTCCGGGGCGCCGCAGGGCCCGCAGCTCCCCGCGCAGCCCCAGGCCCAGGCCCAGGCACAGGCCCAGGCCCGGCCCGCCGCGCAGCAGGCCCAGCAGCAGCCGGGCCCGGCCCAGGCGGCCGCAGCGGCCACTCCCCTGACGTCCGGCCCCGGAGGCGGGGCCTCCTCCTGGGCCCAGCAGGTGCACCAGCTCGCCCAGCCGCAGGTCCCGGCGCAGCCGCAGCAGCCCCAGGCCGCCTCGCCGGCCCAGCAGCACGTCCCGGCCGCCGCGGCGCAGCCCGTGGATCCGGCGGGCAACACACCGGTCATGCCGTGGAAGCCCCCGGTCGACGACCCGTTCCTGCGGGCCGCCCAGGCCCAGGCCAATGCCCGTCCGGCCGGTCTCGGCAAGCGCCTGGTGGCGCGGCTCGTCGACACCGTCGTCCTCGGCGCGCTCGTCGGCGCCGCCGCCGCCCCGTTCGTCATGAGCGGCGTCGACCACATCATCGGCAAGATCGAGCAGGCCGAGCGGTCCGGTGAGACCGTGACCGTCTGGCTGATCGACTCCACGACGTCCCTGCAGTTCGGCATCGCGCTCGCCCTGCTGCTGGTCCTCGGCGGGCTCTACGAGGCGCTGCCGACCGCCAAGTGGGGCCGCACGCTGGGCAAGAAGCTGTGCGGCATCCAGGTGCGGGACATCGAGTCGCACGAGCCGCCGTCGTTCGGCGCGGCCCTGCGCCGCTGGCTCGTCTACGGCGTACTCGGACTTCTCGTGGTCGGTATCGGGAACGTCCTGTGGTGCCTGTTCGACCGGCCCTGGCGCCAGTGCTGGCACGACAAGGCGGCGCGCACCTTCGTGGCGAAGCCGTAAGGACGTTCCCCGAACGGCACGGTCCCCCGAACGGCACGTGACCGGATGCGGGTGTCGGCGGGGCGGGTTGCACTGCCCCCATGAGCAACGAACCGCCGACGCCCGGTCAGCCGCCCGACGAGGACCCCTTCCG is a window encoding:
- a CDS encoding S16 family serine protease, which translates into the protein MLSSLTRLRVPVLCGLPVLALLAVAAFAPLPFTIAQPGSTVDVLGAEQGRPVITISGVPARKTTGQLRMTTIQATGPGEDLALGDVLDGWFRDDRAVLPHDSVYPAGKSEEEVERHNLGQMKKSQDSAVTAALAYLGRSEKDIDVELHLADIGGPSAGLLFSLGIVDKVAGDGARGDLTGGHVIAGTGTIAADGTVGSVGGVSLKTQAAARDGATVFLVPKGECADAQAELPDGMRLIPVSTLKDAVASLRALKRGGEVPGC
- a CDS encoding SsgA family sporulation/cell division regulator is translated as MHETTVVERELELKLVLSPERSVPVPARLTYRTADPFAVHIAFHVGSDHPVHWTFARELLVEGVFRPCGHGDVRIWPTKVDGRGVVLMALSSPDGDALLEAPSAQVSAWLERTLRVVPPGTEAERLGLDEELAELLSAEA
- a CDS encoding tetratricopeptide repeat protein; translation: MKTERVSRAVLLAGAGAVLAGAVALFATDGLVGPGRDGPRPAPGAAGQAVRAAGAGARASLPELHALIGDREKWLRAHPRDEASWAVLGAAYVERGTREGDPAAFPRAERALRRSLAVYPAAKGNADAQLGLGALANARGDFAAARRWGEAVRERSPRRWEAYAVLVDAYRGLGDHVSAGRAADRLGALRPGATALSRAAQVYRDRGWREDASATAAEAVARADTPAERAACLQRLGDLAWERGEPAEAAARHAAALDLVPRHGPALAGRARALAALGRTEEAVRGYRAALEAQPLPEYALEAGELLQALGRRDEAREQYARLRELAEEEAAHGVNASLVPARFEADHADPEAAVTWLRAEWRRGHRSVEVADALGWALYRAGRAREALPFARRATERGLRSALFSYHRGMIERELGMAGAARRRLSEALRVHPEFSPLFAPRAREALAALGEPPLRAPRGR
- a CDS encoding Lrp/AsnC family transcriptional regulator, which translates into the protein MAIDHLDGRLIALLAREPRIGVLEASRRLGVARGTVQARLDRLQANGVIRGFGPEVDPAALGYPVTAFATLEIKQGQGADIREHLAGVPEVLELHTTTGHGDMLCRLVARSNADLQRVIDRVVGFDGIVRASTAIVMENPVPLRIIPLVEQAADDTEP
- the hppD gene encoding 4-hydroxyphenylpyruvate dioxygenase, translated to MTETLHHTPDTARQADPFPVKGMDAVVFAVGNAKQAAHYYSTAFGMKLVAYSGPENGSRETASYVLTNGSARFVFTSVIKASTDWGRFLAEHVAEHGDGVIDLAIEVPDARKAYAYAVEHGATGIAEPYEVKDEHGTVVLAAIATYGKTRHTLVDRSGYNGPYLPGYVAASPIVEPPAKRTFQAIDHCVGNVELGKMNDWVGFYNKVMGFTNMKEFVGDDIATEYSALMSKVVADGTLKVKFPINEPAIAKKKSQIDEYLEFYGGAGVQHVALATNDIVETVRYMRAHGVRFLDTPDSYYDTLGEWVGDTRVPIETLRELKILADRDEDGYLLQIFTKPVQDRPTVFFEIIERHGSMGFGKGNFKALFEAIEREQAKRGNL
- a CDS encoding FAD-binding oxidoreductase is translated as MDDLLRRLRTGLPAEALITDPDVTASYAHDMASFCEAGTPAVVVLPRTVEQVQHVMRTATALRVPVVPQGARTGLSGGANASDGCIVLSLIRMDRILEINPVDRIAVVEPGVVNAALSRAVAEHGLSYPPDPSSWEMCTIGGNIGTASGGLCCVKYGVTAEYVLGLDVVLADGRLLTTGRRTAKGVAGYDLTRLFVGSEGSLGIVVRAVLALKPQPPAQLVLAAEFPSAAAACAAVCTIMERGHTPSLLELMDRTTVRAVNRLGNMGLPDTTEALLLAAFDTPDPAADLAAVGELCTAAGATQVVPAEDAAESELLLKARRMALPALETVSTATMIDDVCVPRSRLAEMLDGTAGIAERYDLTIGVCAHAGDGNTHPVVCFDHHDQDESRRARASFDAIMALGLELGGTITGEHGVGVLKRDWLARELGPVGVEIQQGIKRTFDPLGLLNPGKLF
- a CDS encoding RDD family protein; the encoded protein is MSAPTPATGDGSPQAGYYPDPSIPGYIRYWNGAAWVPGTSRPAPKDGEAMPTPPASAVAAAPAPAPSAPSPAPVPAVEETGPVFLDEEPDPAYRTGPEPEREAERASRPDPEPASAWQADASRQTGFGGDRDRRVSWGSEGARDPRLPAAAADPTGGALPGVRRVEPEAEPAAPTPRAPVAEGTVTIRATQPRTPQQQPQSPRNSGAPQGPQLPAQPQAQAQAQAQARPAAQQAQQQPGPAQAAAAATPLTSGPGGGASSWAQQVHQLAQPQVPAQPQQPQAASPAQQHVPAAAAQPVDPAGNTPVMPWKPPVDDPFLRAAQAQANARPAGLGKRLVARLVDTVVLGALVGAAAAPFVMSGVDHIIGKIEQAERSGETVTVWLIDSTTSLQFGIALALLLVLGGLYEALPTAKWGRTLGKKLCGIQVRDIESHEPPSFGAALRRWLVYGVLGLLVVGIGNVLWCLFDRPWRQCWHDKAARTFVAKP